The Pseudomonas fluorescens genome segment CATTTATGTCTGCCGGGTCGCGTTCTCCCCGGATTTCCAGCCCGCGTACAGCTGCCACCCATTCTTCCTGGAAGTCGATTGGGCCGGCTGCAACCATCAATGAGGACGAAATGACCATGAAAAAACCAACGCCCAACCCACCCGAAACCCAAGCCAACCCCGAAACCGACCCAACCTCCCCATACACCTCCGCCCACTCCAGAAAACTCCACGAAGCCGCCGAACGCGCCCTCGATCATTACCTCTGCCCCGGCGCCCACATCATGGGCAGCGTCAACGAACCCGCCCCGATGTACCTCGCCAACCCGGCCTACAACACCGAATCCCTGCTCGCGAACGCCTGCGAGTCCCTGGGCTCCGCCAGCGAAATGCTCAACAACTTCGCCGCCGCCCTCGACCCCGCCCACCGCAAGACCGCCCTGGGCATCGCACAGATCCTCATGCTAGGTGAACTGGCCGTAAATCAGGCCTTGGATCACGTCGAGCTGAAGGACTGATCCAGCACATCCCCAATAAAAAAACGCGACCCAGCAATGGGTCGCGTTTTTCACATTCAAACTGGAGTCACCATGGATCCCCTTATCTCCACGATCGTTTCAGACTTCGAAAGCGAAGAGCAGGCCGCCAGCTACGACCGCTGGTTGATTGCCAAAGTACAGGCTTCAATCGATGACCCACGACCCAGCATTCCGAATGAGCAGGTGATGGCTGAAATGTCGGCCCTGATGGAGGACAAACGAAGAAAGCATGAGGCGGGGTGAGGCTCTCACAGCGGCAATACGAAAAAACCGCGATCCCTGACAGGAGCGCGGTTTTTGTTTGGAACGGAGTGAGCAACGTACTAGAAAAAACGACGTCGCGGGTACTCCTGACGCGTGTGCAGTACGTTCACGATTTCTATTCGATCAGTAACCCGATAGATGATCAGATAACTCGAATGTACAACAGCTTCTCGAGTGCCGGGGATCCGACCGGTTCGATAGAGGCGAGGATGTTCCAGAAGGTTGGATGCAGCTTTTCCAATCGCCCTGACGAGCTCTCTGGCTGCTCTGGGATGTCTTTCTGTTATGAAGTCGATAATTAGCATCAGCTTGGCCCGTGCTTCGGGCCTCCACTCAATCGACCTCGAAACCATTGTCTTTTGCCTTGAGCAAGGCATGTATCTCAGCCATCACCTGGTCATGCGAAATATTCGGACGCGGATCATCAAGAGAGGCCTGTACTTCGGCGCGAAACCAACGGTCATAACTCGCAGCCTGTTCTTCAGGACCAAGATCCGAAACAACCGGGCACAGTGGGTCGATCAAAGACGGGTCGATCATGGAACCTCCGGGTTGGGTGCCGGGAAGTCTATTCGGTAACGGTATCGCTGTCGTCGCTGTCTGGATGAATTGCATGTAGGCCAAGCTCCATGGGGATCAAGTTGTCCCGGCAAATCCTAGAGCCTGCACTTCCGACGGCCAACCGCCAGAATTCGTCAGAAAACTCCTCGATTTTCTGAAAACGTTCCGTTTTCCGTAGGACGCCACTCAAGCGTCAGCGCAAAAAAACCGCGACCTCAAGATCGCGGTTTTCCAACACTCAACACTTACTGCTGCAAAACCGTCGCCTGGTTAGCCGACCCGAACTGCTGGATATTCGCGGTCTGCGTCATCCCGCTCTGATCCACGTTGGCAATGTTCCCCGTCCCGCCCTGGGTCACGTACGCCACGTTCATGGTGTCAGCCTGTTTCACGGTGATCATGTTGTCGCTGCCATACAGCTGCGCGGTGTACGCCTGGTTGCCGGTGCCGGATTGATCGAATTCGGCACTGTTGCCGGTGCCGTTCGACGAGCCTTGAACCAGGTTGGTGGTGCCGCGTTGATCGGAGATCAGGATGTTGTCGCTGCCGTTCTGGTCGAAGTACAGCTCGTTGTAGGAATCAGCCTGGCTGACCGTAGTCTTGTTGCCGGTTCCGGTCTGATTGGTGGTCATGATGTGGCCGACGCCGTCCTGGGTGAAGCTGGCGATGTTGCCGTTGCCGGCCTGATTGACCGTCGCACGCTGATTGCTGCCGAACTGGCCGCCGTGTTGCGGGCCTTTCCAGTTGCTGGCGTAGACCTTGTTGTCGTTGCCCACGGAGGTGGCGTTGAGTGTGTGACCGTCGCCGCTCTGGTAGGTGAAGTGCACGTTGCCGTTGCCGACTTGATAGAGCGCCAGGGTCGAGTTGACCGACTCGAATTGATCGGCGTAGATGGCGTTGGTGTTGCCGACCTGGGTGATGGCGGCGGTGTTGTTTTCGCCGAAGCTCTGGTCGACCACGGTTTCGTTGCTGTCGCCGTACTGGTTGACGGTGGCCTGGCTGGCCAGTTGCGAGTCTTGCCAGATTTCGCTGCCGTTGAGGTTGCCGAACTGGTTGATGGTGATGTTGCCGCCGGTGCCGTTGCGCTGGTCGGCGTAGCCGTAGTTGTTTTCGCCGGCCTGGTTGATGCCGATCTGGCCGCCGTTGTAGGTGACCTGTTCGGCGGTGCCGTAGTTGGCGGTGCCGTATTGGGTGATCACCGAGTTGTTGCCGCTGCCTTCATACAATTGCTCGATGTTGGCTTCGTTGCTGTCGCCGTACTGGAAGGTTTTGCCTTCGCTGCCGTTCTGCGAGTCCTGGTAGACGAACGAGAAGTTGCCGGTGCCTTGCTGCTGTTGCAGGGCTGTGTTGGGGGCGCCGAAACCCAGCGACTGGCTGGCGTGGGTGGTGTTGAAGGCGCCGACCTGTTGCTGGGTGATGGTGCCGTTGTCTTCATAGAGTTGCTCAGCGTAACCGGCGTTGTAGTCACCGACCGCGTCCTGGGTGATGACGCTGCTGGCGGTGTCTTGCACGGCGGCGGCGTCGTTGCCCTGGCCCATTTGGGTCTGGGTGGCGCTGCTGAACGGGGCCTGGGTCTGCTTGACGTTGGCGATGTTGGCGGTGCCGAGCTGGCTCTGGGTGGAAAGGCTGTCGTCGGCCATGGCCTGGGCACTGATCATGACCAGGATGGCGGCGGTGAGGGGCGTCAGTTTGAACATGATGAACTCTCCGATGATTGCAGTGCTTAGCGGTATTGCCTGACCGAAACGCTCATGCCGTTGCCCGACTGGGTCACGGCGCTTTGCAGCCCCGTGCCGGCCTGCTCGATGCTGGCGTCGTTGTTGTTGCCGTTTTGCGAAATCTGCGCACGGTTGTGGCTGCCGGTTTGCGTGATGGACGCGGCGTTGCCGGAGCCGTTTTGCGTGATCAAGGCCATCAGGTCGCTGCCTTGTTGCAGGATGTACGCCTCCTGATTGCTGCCCGACTGCACGATCTTGCCCAGCAGCGACTGACCGTTTTGCGAGAGCAGGGCGAGGTTGACCTGGCCGTTCTGGTCGATCAGGGCTTGCTGGCCCACGGGGGGCGGCAGTTCGCCGAGATCGGCGCTGTTGGGCGCCAGGTCATCATTTTCCATCAGGTCGTCGGCGCGCACGCCCGCACTGACGCACAGGGCGAGCAGGCAAAGCAGGGCGGCGGTCGGCGTGTTCATGGCGTGATCCTGTCTGGGGTTAAGCGTCGAGCGTTGCCCCGCCAGCCCGAAAGCAGGCGGGGCGCAGCCTTACAGCGTGGTCACCGACACCGTGCGCACGGTGCCCTGGGAGGAACGGATGGTGGCGGTCGGGTTAGCCGACGGCACGACCAGCGTGTTGTTCAGCGTCAGCCGCCAGCGTCCGGTCACCGGTACCGTGGTTGTACCCAGCGTTACCAGCCCGGTCGGGGTGGTGACCTGCACGGTGATGGTGTTGCCGGTGGTCACCGACGAGGTACCGGTAAAGTCCCAGTTGAAGCGTCCACCTGCCCGCGCCTGCACCGTTGAAGCGGTAACGGTGAAAGTCTCCGCCGCAGGCCGTGGCGACACTTGCACCGTGACGGTCGCCGGCGTCGACTGGGCGCCGAAGCTGTCCCGGGCGATGTAGGTGAAAGTCGTGGTGAAGGCCGTGGTCACGGTGGCCGGTGGGGTGTAGGTGATCACCGTGCCGTCGGTGCTGACCGTGCCGCGTCCTGCCGGCGGTTGGGTCAGGCTGGCGACGCCCAGCGGTGTGTTGCCTTCCGGATCGGTGTCGTTGGCCAGGACGTTGATCGGGATCGCGACACCGAGGGTGGCGACGCTGTCGGCGACGGCGGTCGGTGGTCGGTTGGGCGCGACGGTAACCGTCACGGTCGCCGGGTTGGCCGAGGCCAGACCTTTGCTGTCTTGCGCCTTGTAGGTGAAGGTCGTGGTCAACGGTGTCGTCACCACGGCTGGCGGGGTGTAGACCACCGACGTGGTGCCGTTCAGGGCTACGGTGCCTTGGCCGGCGGCCGGTTGAGTCAACGCGGTGATGGTCAGCGGCACGTTGTTGTCTGGGTCGCTGTCGTTGGTCAACAGGCTGAGGGTGATGGGCACGCCGAAGCTGGTACTGCCGGTGTCGGCGACGGACAGTGGCGCCTGGTTTTCACCGGTGTCCGGTGCTGCACCGACCACCACAACCGGCTCGGTGTCGCTGCCGCCGGCGGCGGATTTGACCGTGACGGTGGCAGGTGGCTGGGTCAGGTCGGCGACGGTGATTTTTTGCAGAGTCCCCGTTTTCGACAAACGTCCGTAGCCTTGGGCAACCATGTCCGGCACCGCGACTTCATCGGTCGACGTGGCCTCGATCAGCAGGCTGTGATTGGCCCAGCTGTAGCGGGCGGTCTGGATTTTCACCACGTCGGTGAGCTTGGCCGAGACGGCCGTCGGACGGGTAGTGCCGGCCGGGTTGGTCGCGGTCACGACCACCACCGACGGCAGGGTGCCGGTGCCCAGGCGCTGGCCGAAGAACAGCCCGTTGTTGTCACCCAGCAGACTGGTCTGGCACGGCGTCGGCGGTGGGCCGGGCAGTAACGCCAGGGTTTCGCGGAAGCACAGGGTCGTGCTGCTGTCAGCCTTGGCGAACACCTCGGCGCGCACACCGGCCGAAGTCCGGCGATAGGTGGCGCGGTCGATGGCGACATGGGTCTGCTGACGGTTGTCGAGCACCTTGCCGGCGACGGTGAACAGGTTGGTCTGAATCGAGCCAACACCCGACGGACCGTCGATCCGCAGGAAGTTGGTGTTGAACGGGCTGCCGGTCACCGCTTCGGTGAGGTTCGGGTCGCCGACGAAGGTTTCGATGTTGCCGGTGTCCGGGTTCACTTCGGTGTACGGGCCGTTGATGCTGCGCAGGAACGGGCCGATGGCGCCGTTGAGCGCACCGCTGAAGTTGCCTGGCGCGCCGATGCCGATGTCTTTGGTGATGTTGATCGCCCGCCTGCCCGGCGTGGTGACGTTGACGGTTTCGACACCATAGGGGTGGGTGATGGTGTAGGTGCCGGCCACCGGGACATTCACCCGAATACGGATCCGCGCGAAGCTTTGCTGATCGCCATCCACCGGATTTCCTGAAGCGAACGCCGCTTCGATCCCGGCCACGTAGGCATCCACGCCGAAACCGGCGCCGTTGTTCGCGATGTTGGTTTCCGCCAGGAACCAGAAGGCCTCCGGCGGCCAGTTGTCGGGGAACACCATCGGCAGAGTGTCGTCGAACACGCCCGGTTCCGGCAGCAGGGTGCACATGTACGCCGGCGGGGTGCTGACCGGCACCCGCGAACTGGCGGCGCGCGACTGGCAGAGCTCCATCGACAGTTGATTGTTGTCCTGGTACCACATCGGGAATTTCCCGGTGGCGAAGGTGTAGGGGCCGGGATCGACGGCGGCCAGTTGCGCGAACGCACTGCCGGTCAGCGAGATTGTCAGCCCGAGCGCGTTGAGCGCGAAGCGTGGCCACTTGTTCATGATGCCTCCTGATGCGGATCTGGGCATGTGAGCGTTCATTGCACGATGACCACTTCTTCGGTATCGCTGCCGCCGTTGGACGACGTCACTCGAACCCTGGCCGGTGGAATCGGCGTGATCCCGGTGGCCAGGGTTTTCACCGCGCCATCACCGCCCAGCGCACCGATGGTGGCGCCGGTGCCGGAGGTGGCGGTGAGCACCGGTGGCGAGGTTTCGTCACTGGTCGAGGCCACCACGGTCAGTTGCCCGGAAGTGAGGCTGTACTCGGCGCGCTGGATCACCACCAGGTCGGTCAGGTTCATGGGCAGGGTCGTCGGTGAGCTGGTGGCGATCGCCAAGTGGTTGTCGGCGGTCACTTGCAGCACGGTCGGCAAGGTCGGGTTGACCGCTGATTGCGCATACCAGCTGCCGGTGCTGTCGGCTTCTGTCATGTTCACCACGGGCGTGCTGCTGGTGATCGCGGCGGTGCCCGGCGCGGGCGGCGCCTGGACGAACACGTCTTGCTGGGCCACCGGCGCACTGTCGCCCGGTTTGCGCGAGTAAGTGCTGCGCTGAGGAATCAGCGGAGTCGGCCGCACGACTGTCGACAACTTGCCGGACACGGCGAAGGTCGTGCTGCGCAGGTCTATGCCACCGGGGCCTTCGATGCGCACGAAGTTGGTGTTGAACGGGCTGCCGGTCACGGCTTCGTTGAGGTTCGGGTCGCCGACAAACTGCTCGGCCGCGCCGGTCACCGGATTGGTCTCGGTGTACGGCCCGTTGACGCTGCGCAGGAACGGACCGATGTCACCCTTGAGCGCGCCGTCGTAGGTTTTCGGGGTGCCGATGCCGATGTCGCGGGTCATGTTGATGGCGCGGCGACCGGGGGTGTCGACGTTGAACACATCGACACCGTACGGGTGGGTGATGACGTAGGTGCCGGCGGTGGGCACATCAACCCGGATGCGGATCCGCGCGAAGCTGATCTGGTCGCCTTCCAGCGGATCGCCGCCACCGAACGCGGCTTCAACGGCGCTGACGTAAGTCAGATTGATGCCGCGAGCCGCATCGACGATGGAGGTATCGCCAGTGAACCAGAAGGCTTCATCGGGGAAGTTGGTGGGGAATACGAGCGGTTGCGTGTCATCGAACACGCCGGGGGTCGGCAGCAGCGAGCACATGTAGGACGGGGCGCCCGGCGTGCTCGGCACGCGGGAACTGAGTGCTTTGGACAGGCACAGATCCAGGGTGCGCCCGTGGCTGTCCTGATACCAGCTGGCGAAACCGCCATTGGCCGGCGTGTAGGGGCCGGGGTCGACGGCGAACAGAGCGGCCTGGGCAATGCCCTGGGCCAAAGCGCTCACGACCAGGACGGTCGCGGTTTTGGACAGTAAAGGGTGCATGAGTTAATCCCTCTATCGAAGTGCCTGCCCCTTGGGGGTGGGTCAGTTGCAGAGGGGCGTTTCAACTTCCATACCAACGGCTGCGCAACTGGCGCGAGAGGCCCGTGGGGCAAGGGTTGGCGAGTGAGGAGGAGGGCTTTTTCGCGGCGCGGACATCGGGCGACAGTCCCCAGCATTGGGGGGGAGGTGGGGATCAATCGACAGCGCCGATTGGCGGAGGGGGATCGCAGGACCGTTCACCCCCCGCATCCGGGCAATCACCCAACCGTGGGCTATAACCCTATAGGGACGTATCGGGAAGTCGCCGCCATGAACATGCAGTCAAAATCACTACCGGTCCAGGAGAGCAGCCTGCGGCTGAACTCGCGCAAGCAGCCGTTCAATCTGTTGCGCTGGTTTTCATTGGTCAGCATGGCAGTGATCGGCACCGTAGCGGTGGCGCTCGGAGCGGTGTCGACACGGTTCGTGATCGAAGAAAGTGTGCAGCGCGATGCCTTGCTGACCGCGCAGTTCATACAGGCCATCGCGTCGGCGGAAGTGCGCCACGTCTCGATCCCCAATATCCGCACCATGGGAGAGTTGCTCGACCCTCGTCAGGATAACGACTTTCCCGATGTCGACCCGGAGGCCCGTGCCAATGCACGAGGCGAATTTCTCGATCACATCGAACATTTGCCGGACGTGATCCTCGCCAACATTTATGCGCCGGACCGTACCGTGATCTGGTCGACCAATCCCGCGCTGGTCAACACCCGCATTCACGCCGACGAAGACCTCGACCGGGCCTTCGATGAAAAGATCCCGGTATCGGCCAGCTATCACGACGTCGACAAGGCGCGTGAAGAACAAAAGTTCGTGGTGCCGCCGGAATACATCTTCATCGAGAACTACATCCCGCTGTTCGACGCCGAGGGCAAGAACGTCACGGCGATGGTCGAGATCTATAAAGAGCCCAAAGACCTGATTGCGCGCATGGAGCGCGGCCTGACGCTGATCTGGCTGGCCACCGCACTGGGCGGCGGGCTGATTTACCTGGGGCTGTACTGGATCGTGCGACGGGCGGCGATTTTGCTGACGGCCCAGCAAAAACAACTGATCGCCAATGAAACCTTTGTCGCGCTGGGTGAGATGTCTTCGGCGGTGGCCCACAGTCTGCGCAACCCGCTGGCGACCATCCGTTCCAGCGCCGAGCTGGCCCTGGAGTTCGACGCCGGCCCGGCGCAGAAAAACATCAAGGACATCATCGGTCAGGTCGACCGCATGTCGAAGTGGGTGCGCGAACTGCTGCAATCGCTGCGACCGCTCAACGATGAGCCGGAACCGGTGAATCTGGTGGCGGCGCTGCACGAGAGTCTGGTCGCGTTCGAACAGCAGATCGCAAAAAACGCGGTGCACGTGGTGTTTCATCCGCAACAAACGCCGATGGTGCTGAGCCAACCGGTGCAACTGACGCAAATCCTCAACAGCCTGCTGGCCAACGCACTGGAGGCCATGGACAAGGGCGGCACGTTGACCATCACCCTCGAACCGAGCGACAGCCGTGGCGTGAGCGTCATGCTCAGCGACACCGGCAAAGGCATGAACGAGGAACAGCGCAGCATGGCGTTCCGGCCGTTTTTCACCACCAAGCAGGGTGGGCTCGGTGTGGGGCTGGTGCTGGTCAAACGGATCATGGAACGCTTCGGCGGCGGTGTGTCCCTGGACAGTCGCGAAGGCGAGGGCACCACCGTTCGTCTTGCGTTTCAACTCATCCAGTAATGGGGGTGAACTTCCCCCAGGAGCGGGTGTCAGGCCCCGGTCACCGGGGAGTGGGGAATGCAACAGCGTCTGTAACAGCTTGTTTCAACGGGGATTAATACTTTGGCGAGGTAATTGCAAAACACCATCACCCCTTCCTTAAATGAGGCGGCTGGTGATGGACAGAGCAATGCGTGACCCCCAAAAGCTGTTTCTTTTGACGCCACTGAGCGTCTTTCTGATGTTGACCCTCGGCCAGATGGCCGGGGTTCGAGCGAGCCCGATCGACGACGAGAATCAGCCGGAAGCGTCCGACCCGTCGGCGTATTACGACGAGCCCGCAGACCGTGCCGGTGCGCTCAACGCCATCCTGACGATGCCCGAGGCCAACGAATACTCCTTCGATCTGCCCAACGGGGTCACAGGCACGCGCAATACGACGCGCACGGAAAACATTCTGCCGCCCACCGTCCAGACCAGTTTCAATTACCCCACCAACGGCAAGCCGAGCCCGCTGTATGGTGCTCAGCCGTTCACTCAGCAACTGGTGCTGTTCGAAGAGTTCGGCCCGGAAAAACTCGACCCGACCACCCCGGCCGCGCCGTTGGGCTTTCCGCCAGCCGCCATCGGCCCGGCGCCGGCCCAGGACCCGAACAGCGTCGCCCGCAGTGCGCCACCCGGCACCGCGCTGGACGCATTCCTGCGTCAACCGGGGCTCACGCCATTCCCGAGTCAGTTTGCCAACGTGGTTGACCGCAACCCGTGGCAGGCGCAGATCGAACTGTTCCTCAACCGGCATATCGGCTCGTCCGCCGAAGGCCGGCCACCGGGAAAAGGCTGGGCTCACCAGCGCTGGAACGAGTTTTACCCACAAGTCGCCTACAAGACCGTGCAGACCGGCGCGCGTCTGAACGGTGGCCTGCGTGACAGTCGGCAGATGCACGGTTATGCCGTTGGCGAATTCGGCCCCGGTGGTCTGTACCACAACGTCGCTGGCGTGCCGGCGACGGATGGCACGGCCAAGGGTGTCGACCCACGGTTCCACCCGGCGATGCCGGTGCAGGACCACAATTCGGTGTGGACCTTCGACGGCACGCTGCCGCCGAAACTGCTGATGGTGCGCTACGGCCAACCGGTGATGATGCGTCACTACAATGGCTTGCCGATCGATCCATCGGCCAACCGTGGCTTCGGCCTGCACACCATCACCACCCACGAGCACAACGGCCATGCGCCGGCGGAAAGCGACGGCTATGCCAACGCGTTTTTCTTCCCCGGCCAGTACTACGACTATCGCTGGCCCATCCAGCTCGCCGGTTACGACAGCATCAACACCAAGGCTGAAGATCCACGTGCAGCGTTCCCGTGCGCGCCGGGGGAAACCCTCTGGGTCAACGACATGCAACCTGCGAAAAAGACCTGCGACCACGGCACCATCAAGATCCGTGGCGACTGGCGCGAAACCATGAGCACCCACTGGTTCCACGACCACATGCTCGATTTCACCGCGCAGAATGTCTACAAGGGCAACGCGGCGATGATGAACTACTACAGCGCCCTGGACCGCGGCAACGAATCGGTGAACGACGGCGTCAACCTGCGTTTCCCCAGCGGCAGCGCCTTGCCGTGGGGCAACCGCGACTATGACGTCAACCTGGTGTTCGCCGACAAGGCCTGGGATCAGCAGGGCCAGTTGTGGTTCAACCCGTTCAACACCGACGGCTTCATCGGCGATCAGGTGCTGGTCAACTGGCAATGGAAACCGAGCCTCGACGTGCGGGCCCGCAGTTATCGCTTCCGGCTCCTCAATGGTTCGGTGTCGCGCTACTTCAAGCTCGCGCTGGTGCGTGAAGTCAAAGGCACCAGTGGTGAGTTCCAGGGACCGAGAAACTCCGGTGTGTCCTACAGCCGCGTGCCGTTCCACATGATCGCCAACGACGGCAACATCATGGAACACAGCGTGCCGTTCGACGGTTCGATGGATCTGGATGCCGACGGCGACAAACAGAACCACAACGCGATTCTGCCGACCCAGGGCATCGCCGAGCGGTTCGATATCATCGTCAACTTCGCGAAAAACGGCATCAAGCCGGGCGACAAGCTGTTCTTCGTCAACCTGCAGGCCCAGGACGACGGCAAGGGCCCGAAAGAAGTGATCCCGCTGGCCGACGTGCTGTCGGAAAAATACCTGGCGGTCATCAAGCAGACCAGCAAAGGCCCGCAATGGGACCGGGGCGACCCGGTGGTGGGCAAGGTCCTGCAACTGAACGTCAAGGCCTATACCGGCCAGGATCTGTCGATGAACCCGGCCGCCTACGAGCCTGCCAAACCGGGCAAGGCCGAAGGCATGGTGATGATTCCGCTGAAGATCCACCGCGACAACGCTGCCGACAAAGCCTTGCTCGCCAAGGCGCTGCACCGGACCTTCACCTTCGGTCGCGCCGACGGTACTGATGAAGCGCCGTGGACGATCAAGACCGATAGCGGTTTCGGCTTCCACATGGACCCACGCCGGTTGAATGCCTCGACCAAACTGGCCAGCGGCCCGACGGACGCCGGGGTCAACGGCATCGGCACCCTGGAGGTGTGGAACATCAAGGCCGGCGGCACGGGCTGGAGTCATCCGGTGCACGTGCACTTCGAGGAGGGGATCATCCTCAGCCGTGGCGGCAAGGCCCCGCCTGAATGGGAAAAATGGGCGCGCAAGGACGTTTACCGGATCGGTTCGGAAGCCGACGGGCTGGACAACGTCGAGATGGCGATCAACTTCCGCGAGTTTGCCGGGACTTACATGGAGCACTGTCACAATACCCAGCATGAGGACAACTCGATGCTGCTGCGTTGGGACCTCGAGAAACCTGGGCAACTGCAGTTGATGCCGACACCGCTGCCGAGTTGGGATGGCGTGCGCTACGTCAACTCCGCCGCGCTGCCAACCTTCCGCACCGGCGACGGCTTCGGCCCGCAAGTGACCGTGAAACCATGAAAAGGGAGGGAGCCGACATGAAACAGCCAACGCCGCGCTCCCGCGCCCTGGGCATGCACTTGATGCTGGTGCTGGTCACCTGCCTGCTTGGCAGTCAGGTGCTCATCGCCCATCAGGCGCAGCCCGAAGGCGCCAGTGAATCCGCCACCCCGTGGGGTGGCGACTATTTCCCCAACACCCTGCTGACCGATCAGGACGGTCGGCAGGTGCGGTTTTTCGATGACCTGATCAAAGACAAGGTGGTGGTGATCAACTTCATCTTCACCTCCTGCAGCGACTCCTGCCCACTGGAAACCGCACGCCTGCGCCAGGTGCAGAAACTGCTGGGGGATCGGGTGGGGCAGGACATCTTTTTCTACTCGATCAGCATCGATCCGCTGAGCGACACCCCCGAAGTGCTCAAGGCCTATGCGCAACGCTTCAAGGTCGGACCCGGCTGGAAATTCCTCACCGGCGAATTCGAAGACATCACCGACCTGCGCAAGAAACTCGGGCTGTTCATCGAGGGCGTCGACAACGGCCGCACCAAGGATCACAACCTGAGCCTGATCGTCGGCAACCAGAGCACCGGGCGCTGGATGAAAGCGTCGCCGTTCGAGAACCCGTGGATTCTCGCCGATCAACTGGCCAACACCTTGCAGAACTGGAAGCAGCCGAGCGTCGAGCAAAGCTACGCCAATGCGCCGGAAATCCGCCCGCCGAGCAACGGCGAAGAACTGTTCCGCACCCGCTGTGCTTCGTGCCACAGCCTCGGCCCGCAGGACGGCGAAGGCATCGGTATGCGCAACATCGGCCCGGATCTGATCGGCGTGACCCGCCAGCGTGACCCGGCCTGGCTCAACCGCTGGATTCGCGAGCCGGATCGGGTACTGGCGGAAAAAGACCCGATTGCGCTGCAACTGTTCGAACGATACGAGCGGATCCCGATGCCCAACCTTCGTCTGGACGAGCTGTCGGCGCAG includes the following:
- a CDS encoding DUF6124 family protein; the encoded protein is MKKPTPNPPETQANPETDPTSPYTSAHSRKLHEAAERALDHYLCPGAHIMGSVNEPAPMYLANPAYNTESLLANACESLGSASEMLNNFAAALDPAHRKTALGIAQILMLGELAVNQALDHVELKD
- the relB gene encoding type II toxin-antitoxin system RelB family antitoxin — encoded protein: MIDPSLIDPLCPVVSDLGPEEQAASYDRWFRAEVQASLDDPRPNISHDQVMAEIHALLKAKDNGFEVD
- the relB gene encoding type II toxin-antitoxin system RelB family antitoxin, with protein sequence MDPLISTIVSDFESEEQAASYDRWLIAKVQASIDDPRPSIPNEQVMAEMSALMEDKRRKHEAG
- a CDS encoding Ig-like domain-containing protein, which codes for MNKWPRFALNALGLTISLTGSAFAQLAAVDPGPYTFATGKFPMWYQDNNQLSMELCQSRAASSRVPVSTPPAYMCTLLPEPGVFDDTLPMVFPDNWPPEAFWFLAETNIANNGAGFGVDAYVAGIEAAFASGNPVDGDQQSFARIRIRVNVPVAGTYTITHPYGVETVNVTTPGRRAINITKDIGIGAPGNFSGALNGAIGPFLRSINGPYTEVNPDTGNIETFVGDPNLTEAVTGSPFNTNFLRIDGPSGVGSIQTNLFTVAGKVLDNRQQTHVAIDRATYRRTSAGVRAEVFAKADSSTTLCFRETLALLPGPPPTPCQTSLLGDNNGLFFGQRLGTGTLPSVVVVTATNPAGTTRPTAVSAKLTDVVKIQTARYSWANHSLLIEATSTDEVAVPDMVAQGYGRLSKTGTLQKITVADLTQPPATVTVKSAAGGSDTEPVVVVGAAPDTGENQAPLSVADTGSTSFGVPITLSLLTNDSDPDNNVPLTITALTQPAAGQGTVALNGTTSVVYTPPAVVTTPLTTTFTYKAQDSKGLASANPATVTVTVAPNRPPTAVADSVATLGVAIPINVLANDTDPEGNTPLGVASLTQPPAGRGTVSTDGTVITYTPPATVTTAFTTTFTYIARDSFGAQSTPATVTVQVSPRPAAETFTVTASTVQARAGGRFNWDFTGTSSVTTGNTITVQVTTPTGLVTLGTTTVPVTGRWRLTLNNTLVVPSANPTATIRSSQGTVRTVSVTTL
- a CDS encoding type II toxin-antitoxin system RelE/ParE family toxin, encoding MPCSRQKTMVSRSIEWRPEARAKLMLIIDFITERHPRAARELVRAIGKAASNLLEHPRLYRTGRIPGTREAVVHSSYLIIYRVTDRIEIVNVLHTRQEYPRRRFF
- a CDS encoding curlin, with translation MNTPTAALLCLLALCVSAGVRADDLMENDDLAPNSADLGELPPPVGQQALIDQNGQVNLALLSQNGQSLLGKIVQSGSNQEAYILQQGSDLMALITQNGSGNAASITQTGSHNRAQISQNGNNNDASIEQAGTGLQSAVTQSGNGMSVSVRQYR
- a CDS encoding sensor histidine kinase; amino-acid sequence: MNMQSKSLPVQESSLRLNSRKQPFNLLRWFSLVSMAVIGTVAVALGAVSTRFVIEESVQRDALLTAQFIQAIASAEVRHVSIPNIRTMGELLDPRQDNDFPDVDPEARANARGEFLDHIEHLPDVILANIYAPDRTVIWSTNPALVNTRIHADEDLDRAFDEKIPVSASYHDVDKAREEQKFVVPPEYIFIENYIPLFDAEGKNVTAMVEIYKEPKDLIARMERGLTLIWLATALGGGLIYLGLYWIVRRAAILLTAQQKQLIANETFVALGEMSSAVAHSLRNPLATIRSSAELALEFDAGPAQKNIKDIIGQVDRMSKWVRELLQSLRPLNDEPEPVNLVAALHESLVAFEQQIAKNAVHVVFHPQQTPMVLSQPVQLTQILNSLLANALEAMDKGGTLTITLEPSDSRGVSVMLSDTGKGMNEEQRSMAFRPFFTTKQGGLGVGLVLVKRIMERFGGGVSLDSREGEGTTVRLAFQLIQ
- a CDS encoding curlin, which gives rise to MFKLTPLTAAILVMISAQAMADDSLSTQSQLGTANIANVKQTQAPFSSATQTQMGQGNDAAAVQDTASSVITQDAVGDYNAGYAEQLYEDNGTITQQQVGAFNTTHASQSLGFGAPNTALQQQQGTGNFSFVYQDSQNGSEGKTFQYGDSNEANIEQLYEGSGNNSVITQYGTANYGTAEQVTYNGGQIGINQAGENNYGYADQRNGTGGNITINQFGNLNGSEIWQDSQLASQATVNQYGDSNETVVDQSFGENNTAAITQVGNTNAIYADQFESVNSTLALYQVGNGNVHFTYQSGDGHTLNATSVGNDNKVYASNWKGPQHGGQFGSNQRATVNQAGNGNIASFTQDGVGHIMTTNQTGTGNKTTVSQADSYNELYFDQNGSDNILISDQRGTTNLVQGSSNGTGNSAEFDQSGTGNQAYTAQLYGSDNMITVKQADTMNVAYVTQGGTGNIANVDQSGMTQTANIQQFGSANQATVLQQ